A stretch of Carnobacteriaceae bacterium zg-C25 DNA encodes these proteins:
- a CDS encoding 5'-methylthioadenosine/adenosylhomocysteine nucleosidase, whose protein sequence is MKIGIIGAMAQETKLLLEQMVDVTTEVKHHLTFYSGTLQNREVVLVQSGIGKVASAIATTLLVTHFSIDYVINTGSAGSLNPNLHIGNVVISNQVAYHDVEATAFGYQHGQVPQMPLYYVADERLINAATKALNTIQSTRFVGEIVSSDSFIAEKSKIEDIKEHFPNALCTEMEGASIAQACHILNVPFIVIRAISDNANEEAHMTFDEFIILAGETSAKMVMNMLTHL, encoded by the coding sequence ATGAAAATCGGAATTATTGGCGCTATGGCGCAGGAAACCAAATTATTATTGGAACAAATGGTTGATGTTACAACTGAAGTAAAACATCATTTAACGTTTTATTCGGGAACATTACAAAATAGAGAGGTCGTTTTAGTCCAATCGGGTATTGGAAAAGTCGCATCTGCCATAGCGACAACCTTATTGGTAACGCATTTTTCTATCGACTATGTGATTAATACAGGTTCTGCGGGTAGTTTAAATCCCAATTTACACATTGGAAATGTCGTTATTTCTAATCAAGTGGCGTATCACGACGTCGAAGCAACGGCATTCGGTTATCAACATGGACAAGTTCCACAAATGCCTTTGTACTATGTAGCTGACGAACGTTTAATCAACGCAGCCACAAAAGCGTTAAATACAATACAGTCAACTCGTTTTGTTGGTGAAATTGTATCATCTGATTCATTCATTGCTGAAAAAAGTAAAATCGAAGACATTAAAGAGCATTTTCCAAATGCGCTTTGCACAGAAATGGAAGGTGCCTCCATTGCACAAGCCTGCCACATTTTAAATGTTCCTTTTATTGTGATACGTGCCATTTCAGATAACGCAAACGAAGAAGCACATATGACATTTGATGAATTTATTATTTTAGCCGGAGAAACATCGGCTAAAATGGTCATGAACATGTTGACGCATTTATAG
- a CDS encoding ABC transporter ATP-binding protein yields MEIRKYIFLYLKSLKLLFKANKKITLTILFFVPIQYLMPTMNVWVSNLLINQLSEMNFSSINLFLIFWGVIFLLNNITVPLNVFLQGQLTDKLTLYLNTNLINKSEEIETIELFENSEFYDDINIIQSESSWRPVNLIVFGSSVIGNAITLISMLCLLANFHLFIAFLILIVLIPQGLIFYKIQQQAFETLVSNSPDSRKLNYYGNLALSNQSIKEVKMYEMYQFIKDKYLNTYYKIIVGVQKNRLKQFGISISFLFLTGLISLGSFLYVINGVLNHHFLPGAILIFSSSIVYAMQSTSRVIEESSLLYDTLLYMEKYFNFMSISSSTSVNKQGVQFLENITVDSLSFQYPNTKKRALEDVTFDIKKGQKIAIVGENGSGKTTLVKLLCGLYESSPNSIKIDGINLTDVDLKKYRSMMTTVFQDYSKYNFTLEENVMISNLGNSNVQDIKNALLKSGFYPEKENIELNQQLGKIFSDSVDLSGGEWQKVALSRAFFSNKEIMILDEPTAAIDAKLENQIYKQFLELAKEKTVIFVTHRLSSVKKADKVLLMKQGKVVAYSSHEELIKTNAYYKELYTLQAEPYLN; encoded by the coding sequence ATGGAAATAAGAAAATATATATTTTTGTATTTAAAAAGTTTAAAATTATTATTTAAAGCGAATAAAAAAATTACATTGACAATTTTATTTTTTGTACCTATTCAATATTTAATGCCTACTATGAATGTTTGGGTATCTAATTTACTAATTAATCAATTGTCTGAAATGAATTTTTCTTCAATTAATTTATTTTTAATTTTTTGGGGTGTTATTTTTCTGCTAAATAATATTACAGTGCCTCTTAATGTTTTTTTACAAGGGCAATTAACAGATAAATTGACATTGTATTTAAATACTAATTTAATAAATAAATCAGAAGAAATAGAAACGATTGAATTATTTGAAAATTCTGAGTTTTATGATGATATAAACATTATTCAATCAGAATCCAGTTGGAGACCTGTTAACTTGATTGTTTTTGGTTCTAGTGTAATCGGTAATGCCATAACACTGATATCAATGTTATGCTTATTAGCCAATTTTCATTTATTTATTGCATTCTTAATATTAATTGTCTTAATTCCTCAAGGCTTAATTTTTTATAAAATTCAACAACAGGCTTTTGAGACTTTAGTTTCAAATAGTCCAGATTCACGAAAGTTGAATTATTATGGTAATTTAGCTTTATCGAATCAATCTATTAAAGAAGTAAAAATGTATGAAATGTATCAATTTATTAAAGATAAATATTTAAATACTTATTATAAAATTATTGTAGGTGTTCAAAAGAATCGATTAAAACAATTTGGTATATCGATTTCATTTTTATTTTTAACAGGATTGATTAGTTTAGGAAGTTTTCTATATGTCATCAATGGCGTACTAAATCACCATTTTTTACCGGGTGCTATTTTGATTTTTTCAAGTAGTATTGTATATGCTATGCAAAGTACGTCTAGGGTTATTGAAGAAAGTAGTCTTCTTTATGACACATTATTATATATGGAAAAATATTTTAATTTTATGAGTATTTCTTCATCTACGTCTGTAAATAAACAGGGTGTGCAATTTTTAGAAAATATAACCGTAGATTCATTATCTTTTCAATATCCAAATACAAAAAAACGAGCTTTAGAAGACGTAACATTTGATATAAAAAAAGGGCAAAAAATTGCTATAGTTGGAGAAAATGGTTCAGGTAAAACAACATTAGTTAAACTATTATGTGGTTTATATGAATCTAGTCCTAATAGTATAAAAATAGATGGAATCAATCTTACTGATGTTGATTTAAAAAAATATAGAAGTATGATGACAACTGTTTTTCAAGATTATTCTAAATATAATTTTACTTTGGAAGAAAATGTCATGATTTCAAATCTTGGAAATTCAAATGTTCAAGATATTAAAAATGCATTGTTAAAAAGTGGTTTTTATCCGGAAAAAGAAAATATTGAATTAAATCAGCAATTGGGAAAAATATTTTCAGATTCGGTTGACTTATCTGGAGGAGAATGGCAAAAAGTAGCTTTATCACGTGCTTTTTTCTCAAATAAAGAAATCATGATTTTAGATGAGCCAACAGCTGCTATTGATGCTAAATTAGAAAATCAAATATATAAGCAGTTTTTAGAATTAGCAAAAGAAAAGACCGTAATTTTTGTGACACATAGATTATCGAGTGTAAAAAAAGCAGATAAAGTTTTGTTAATGAAACAAGGTAAAGTAGTTGCATATTCCAGTCATGAAGAATTGATAAAAACGAATGCTTATTATAAAGAACTATATACTTTACAAGCAGAACCATATTTAAATTAA
- a CDS encoding NUDIX hydrolase, protein MHANKFLFEIPLLYRKYDIIKNSNVRRVSRMEEKTISQKTVYQGKIFDVASHHVTLPNGKTAYRDVIIHQGAVAVIAIIDNQLLLVRQYRKAIEQETLEIPAGKLDKIGENPIDAALRELHEETGYTATLTEICKMHMSPGYLTEAITIFEASNIQKIGTQSLDEDEFVDVYLMTRQQVQEAIEHRLICDAKTLYAVQYWDLLMGGNINE, encoded by the coding sequence ATGCATGCTAATAAATTCCTTTTTGAAATACCACTATTATACCGCAAATATGATATAATTAAAAATAGTAATGTAAGGAGAGTATCGCGTATGGAAGAAAAAACAATATCACAAAAAACGGTATATCAAGGTAAAATTTTTGATGTTGCCTCACACCACGTGACATTACCAAATGGGAAAACAGCGTACCGTGACGTGATCATTCATCAAGGTGCAGTAGCCGTGATTGCCATCATTGATAATCAATTATTACTTGTTCGTCAATATCGAAAAGCAATTGAGCAAGAAACACTTGAAATTCCAGCTGGTAAATTAGATAAAATTGGCGAAAATCCTATAGATGCTGCCTTACGTGAATTACATGAAGAAACAGGATATACAGCGACATTAACAGAAATTTGCAAAATGCACATGAGTCCGGGCTATTTAACAGAAGCGATTACAATATTTGAAGCTTCAAATATTCAAAAAATTGGGACACAATCATTGGACGAAGATGAGTTTGTTGACGTGTATTTAATGACACGGCAACAAGTACAAGAAGCGATAGAACACCGTTTAATTTGTGATGCGAAAACACTTTATGCTGTACAATATTGGGATTTATTAATGGGTGGTAACATAAATGAATAA
- a CDS encoding cation transporter: MHTQVKKMSFISIALYAVVAIIKLGVGFLFNSSAIQADGFNNFTDVTASVAIFIGLHIAHLPADEQHQYGHWKAESIASLIASFIMFYIGLQVLISAIQRIFSQEFETLDIRLIFTGLLSSAVFLMLYIINQKVALQHHSIGLKATAKNNLTDAITSLLSVLSIFIVNYFQWYTIDALIAVVIALMILHTGFSIFKETVFQLSDGFDEEALNQYKNIILKHPEIISIRQLKARHYGPNIYVDTTVIMNGDLTVHDSHQVTEDIENELNAVGVLFTDVHVEPYEKTDD, encoded by the coding sequence ATGCATACACAAGTAAAAAAGATGTCATTTATATCCATTGCATTATATGCCGTAGTAGCCATCATTAAATTAGGCGTTGGCTTTTTATTCAATTCATCAGCCATTCAAGCTGACGGTTTTAATAACTTTACGGACGTTACCGCTTCAGTTGCTATTTTTATTGGGTTGCACATTGCCCATTTACCAGCAGACGAACAACATCAATACGGCCATTGGAAAGCTGAAAGCATTGCCAGTTTAATCGCTTCTTTCATCATGTTTTATATTGGCTTACAAGTTTTAATTTCTGCTATTCAACGGATATTTTCTCAAGAATTTGAAACATTGGATATACGACTTATTTTTACCGGTCTATTGAGTTCTGCCGTCTTTTTAATGTTATACATCATTAATCAAAAAGTCGCTCTACAACACCATTCTATAGGCTTAAAAGCAACGGCTAAAAACAATTTAACCGATGCCATTACCTCACTACTAAGTGTTCTATCTATTTTTATCGTGAATTATTTTCAGTGGTATACAATAGATGCGCTGATTGCGGTAGTGATTGCACTAATGATTTTACATACAGGATTCTCCATTTTTAAAGAAACCGTTTTTCAACTATCCGATGGATTTGATGAAGAGGCATTAAATCAATATAAAAACATCATTTTAAAACACCCAGAAATCATTAGCATACGCCAACTTAAAGCACGACATTACGGACCAAACATTTACGTCGATACGACGGTCATTATGAACGGTGATTTAACTGTACACGACAGTCATCAAGTAACCGAAGACATTGAAAACGAATTAAATGCCGTCGGCGTGTTATTTACCGATGTGCATGTTGAACCATATGAAAAAACAGATGACTAA
- a CDS encoding DUF1851 domain-containing protein, whose protein sequence is MNKINKLEDMPKKTIDKYRFILPEMIIDFWEKYGIATLLNGYLTSINPDDFKMFISETFVLGEEAIPVFVTAFGDIIVLTRYNNEYNMFYIVKYKDGYGQAMLGASKFFFQLLSDDYFLSKYFEISLYQKAIQRLGNLNYMQCFTFVPLLALGGSKKVMNLEKGGIIEYLMIITQFVGSIDNIKEN, encoded by the coding sequence ATGAATAAAATTAACAAATTAGAAGATATGCCAAAAAAAACTATAGATAAGTATCGTTTCATATTACCTGAAATGATTATTGATTTTTGGGAAAAATATGGAATTGCTACACTTTTAAATGGATACTTAACATCGATTAATCCAGATGATTTTAAAATGTTTATAAGTGAAACGTTTGTATTAGGAGAAGAAGCTATTCCTGTTTTTGTAACGGCTTTTGGTGATATTATTGTTTTGACACGTTATAATAACGAATACAACATGTTTTACATTGTGAAGTATAAAGATGGATATGGTCAAGCTATGTTAGGAGCTAGTAAATTTTTTTTCCAATTGTTGTCTGATGATTATTTTTTGTCAAAATATTTTGAAATATCTTTATATCAAAAAGCTATTCAGAGATTAGGAAATCTTAATTATATGCAATGTTTTACATTTGTTCCTTTATTGGCATTAGGCGGTTCTAAAAAAGTAATGAATCTTGAAAAAGGAGGCATTATAGAATATTTGATGATTATAACACAATTTGTAGGTAGTATTGATAATATTAAGGAAAATTAG
- a CDS encoding DUF1027 domain-containing protein yields the protein MEEEKDTIAIQDIPEAKIFIKENNVYINEKEYVIVENYKNALESKSLEDRYTALLQKYHYIVGDWGHEQLRLKGFYENDTKNVADDQKIGTLQDYLREYCAFGCAYFVLHLNGNPEPFHDKGEKIPRRRTKRQNDKPSSKKETQTVEKNTSHKSVKKPKTPPVQKSKHEFVIRKGKGE from the coding sequence ATGGAAGAAGAAAAAGATACGATTGCTATACAGGATATACCCGAAGCAAAAATATTTATTAAAGAAAACAATGTCTACATTAACGAAAAAGAATATGTCATTGTAGAAAACTATAAAAATGCCTTAGAAAGTAAAAGTTTAGAAGACCGCTATACCGCTTTATTGCAAAAATATCACTATATTGTTGGTGACTGGGGACATGAACAATTACGTTTAAAAGGGTTTTACGAAAACGACACAAAAAATGTGGCAGACGATCAAAAAATCGGCACTTTACAAGATTATTTGCGTGAATATTGCGCATTTGGGTGCGCTTATTTTGTGTTGCATTTAAATGGTAATCCAGAGCCGTTTCATGATAAAGGCGAAAAAATACCACGTCGCCGAACAAAACGTCAAAATGATAAACCATCAAGCAAAAAAGAAACGCAGACTGTTGAAAAAAATACCAGTCATAAATCGGTTAAAAAACCTAAAACACCGCCTGTACAAAAGAGTAAACACGAATTTGTTATCCGTAAAGGAAAAGGAGAGTAG
- a CDS encoding TIGR01457 family HAD-type hydrolase — protein MKQYKGYLIDLDGTIYKGNHPFPEAIAFIKTLQQEAIPFMFVTNNATKSPEMVVKHLEQFGLQVGCESVYTSALAAMDYLLEHHKGQQGLIIGESALKQLVYENGFHKNESVHADFVLQALDKSVTYEQLQTASLAIQNGAKYIVTNRDEQYPVENGFIPGSGAITALLVAATRTEPVVMGKPSHYILDGALKRLGLSKADVIMVGDNYHTDILVGVHNDVDTLLTLTGVTTREDVQTLDETLKPTYMVNHLGEWHI, from the coding sequence TTGAAGCAGTATAAAGGCTATTTAATTGATTTAGATGGGACAATTTATAAAGGGAATCATCCTTTTCCAGAAGCGATTGCGTTTATTAAAACGTTACAACAAGAGGCTATTCCATTTATGTTTGTGACAAATAATGCGACGAAAAGCCCAGAAATGGTTGTCAAACATTTAGAACAATTCGGCTTACAAGTGGGTTGTGAATCGGTGTATACAAGCGCTTTGGCGGCAATGGATTATTTATTAGAACACCACAAAGGGCAACAAGGCTTAATTATTGGTGAATCTGCCTTAAAACAATTAGTTTATGAAAACGGTTTTCATAAAAATGAAAGCGTACATGCCGATTTTGTCCTACAAGCATTGGATAAATCGGTAACGTATGAACAATTACAAACGGCTAGTTTAGCCATTCAAAATGGTGCAAAATACATTGTAACGAATCGTGATGAACAATATCCCGTAGAAAATGGGTTTATACCGGGTTCTGGAGCCATTACAGCGTTATTGGTGGCTGCAACACGTACTGAACCTGTTGTTATGGGTAAACCAAGCCATTACATATTAGACGGGGCTTTAAAGCGATTAGGTTTGTCTAAAGCAGATGTCATTATGGTTGGCGACAATTATCATACGGATATATTAGTTGGTGTTCATAACGATGTAGACACATTATTAACCTTAACTGGTGTAACAACACGTGAAGATGTACAAACATTAGATGAAACACTAAAACCTACGTATATGGTAAATCATTTAGGCGAATGGCATATTTGA
- a CDS encoding DUF1851 domain-containing protein: MNNMIIPRKVIDEYRGKIPIDIIQMWEIKKSNNFLNGYLKIINPKEYLPIIEKTYFRGKSAVPLFITAFGDVIVYTKNGFIEIIFYKNNDFKIITGKFNHFLMFLEDESFLDEYFEISLYEEAIKQHGQLNFDQCFGFVPLLALGGKKSVLNMDKVKIKEYLEIMTLLTGGVGIDE, encoded by the coding sequence ATGAATAATATGATTATACCAAGGAAAGTGATTGATGAATACAGAGGGAAAATTCCTATAGACATCATTCAGATGTGGGAAATTAAAAAATCAAATAATTTTTTAAATGGATATTTAAAAATAATAAATCCTAAAGAATATTTACCCATTATTGAAAAAACATATTTTAGAGGAAAAAGTGCTGTCCCCTTATTTATAACCGCTTTTGGAGATGTCATTGTATATACTAAAAATGGATTTATTGAGATAATTTTTTATAAAAATAATGATTTTAAAATTATTACAGGTAAATTCAATCATTTTTTAATGTTTTTAGAAGATGAAAGTTTTTTAGACGAGTATTTTGAAATTTCATTATATGAAGAAGCAATTAAACAACATGGTCAATTAAATTTTGACCAATGTTTTGGATTTGTCCCACTTTTAGCATTAGGAGGTAAAAAAAGTGTCTTGAATATGGATAAAGTTAAAATTAAAGAATATTTAGAGATAATGACTTTGCTTACAGGTGGGGTAGGGATAGATGAATAA
- the polA gene encoding DNA polymerase I, with translation MKKLLLIDGSSLAFRAFYGLNDLNRFKTKTGFHTNALYAFHTMLEAILQRETPTHVLVAFDAGKSTFRTEKYADYKGGRASMPSELAEQWPYFKIFLDAYGIAHYDLINYEADDIIGTLATQASCKMPVVIVTGDKDMLQLVSDNIRVDIIKKGAEVDSHTVDVIQERMGITPKQIIDVKGLMGDSSDNYPGVTKVGEKTALKLIQEYGSIENLYEHVDTLKASKLKENLINDKNSAFLSKDLATIRVDSPLALSVDDTVLKEKNSADLTAYYQQMEFNQFLSRLDVQPTKIEKVKKLAYQVVHEVFSEQLSNAKAFYIERLHENYHTDTPLSLSWINHDVIYIMPWQYVSQSQHLKEWISSDTPKTTYDLKEAYVLFHHIGWTLSGVQMDVSLAAYLNDTNDSRLTFTQIIPIYTSGQIALDETIYGKGAKQHIPEDAVWQQHVAQKTQALEEVAHQLQDALQKNQLMHLYEAIELPLASVLAKMEVLGITVDTQVLQSLGHQFTNDLIALESEIYALAGEQFNIASPKQLGVILFEKLNLPAGKKTKTGYSTAVDVLEKLSGYPIVEKILTYRQLSKLNSTYVEGLQKYIGEDNRIHTRFVQTLTQTGRLSSTDPNLQNIPIRLDQGRQIRAAFKPNSSGNVLLSADYSQIELRILAHISNETHMIEAFKNGEDIHTSTAMRVFGVEKHEVDDLMRRQAKAVNFGLVYGISDYGLSQNLNITRKQAQQFIDTYFEKYPNIKTYMDQIVESAKKDGYVKTLFNRRRYLNDINASNFNLRSFAERTAMNTPIQGSAADVIKIAMIQMDNIIREKGLQSKLLLQVHDELIFDVPVHELDIMEQLVVQTMENAVDLSVTLEVNLAHGTSWYDAK, from the coding sequence ATGAAAAAATTATTACTAATTGATGGGAGCAGTTTAGCATTTCGTGCGTTTTATGGCTTAAATGATTTAAACCGTTTTAAAACAAAAACAGGATTTCACACAAACGCTTTATATGCCTTTCATACTATGTTAGAAGCCATTTTACAACGCGAAACCCCTACACATGTATTAGTGGCGTTTGATGCGGGAAAATCAACGTTTCGTACAGAAAAATATGCCGATTATAAAGGTGGACGTGCTAGTATGCCAAGTGAATTGGCAGAACAATGGCCGTACTTTAAAATCTTTTTAGATGCCTATGGTATTGCACATTATGATTTAATCAATTATGAAGCCGATGATATTATTGGAACGCTTGCAACACAAGCCAGTTGCAAAATGCCTGTTGTCATTGTGACCGGTGATAAAGATATGCTTCAATTGGTATCGGATAATATTCGAGTCGACATTATTAAAAAGGGTGCAGAAGTGGATAGCCATACCGTAGATGTGATTCAAGAACGTATGGGCATTACACCGAAACAAATTATTGACGTTAAAGGGTTAATGGGAGATAGTTCGGATAATTATCCGGGTGTTACTAAAGTTGGCGAAAAAACGGCATTAAAACTTATTCAAGAATATGGCTCAATTGAAAATTTATACGAACATGTGGATACTTTAAAGGCAAGCAAATTAAAAGAGAATTTAATTAACGATAAAAATAGTGCGTTTTTAAGTAAAGATTTAGCAACGATTCGTGTTGATTCACCTTTAGCACTAAGCGTAGACGATACCGTCTTAAAAGAAAAAAATAGTGCTGATTTGACGGCGTATTATCAACAAATGGAGTTTAATCAGTTTTTATCTCGTTTAGATGTTCAACCAACAAAGATTGAAAAAGTAAAAAAATTGGCGTATCAAGTTGTCCACGAGGTATTTAGCGAACAATTATCAAATGCTAAAGCGTTTTACATTGAACGACTACATGAAAATTACCATACCGATACACCATTATCATTATCGTGGATAAATCATGATGTCATTTACATCATGCCTTGGCAATACGTGAGTCAATCACAACATTTAAAAGAGTGGATTAGTAGTGATACCCCTAAAACAACATACGATTTAAAAGAAGCGTATGTTTTATTTCATCACATCGGATGGACGTTAAGTGGTGTACAAATGGATGTGTCACTTGCTGCTTACTTAAACGACACTAATGACAGTCGCTTAACATTCACTCAAATTATACCGATTTATACGTCTGGGCAAATTGCATTGGACGAAACGATTTATGGTAAAGGTGCCAAACAACACATTCCAGAAGATGCCGTATGGCAACAACACGTTGCGCAAAAAACGCAAGCGTTAGAGGAAGTGGCGCATCAGTTACAAGACGCGTTGCAAAAAAATCAGTTGATGCATTTGTATGAAGCTATTGAATTGCCGTTAGCAAGCGTTCTAGCCAAAATGGAAGTGTTGGGGATTACGGTAGACACGCAAGTGCTACAATCGCTTGGACACCAATTTACAAATGATTTAATCGCATTAGAATCCGAAATTTACGCATTGGCAGGAGAACAATTTAATATCGCCTCTCCAAAACAACTCGGTGTCATTTTGTTTGAAAAATTAAATTTACCAGCGGGTAAAAAGACAAAAACGGGTTATTCAACTGCCGTAGACGTACTGGAAAAATTATCGGGTTATCCAATTGTCGAGAAAATTTTAACGTATCGTCAACTGTCAAAATTAAATTCAACGTATGTTGAAGGATTACAAAAATATATTGGCGAAGATAACCGTATTCATACACGATTTGTGCAAACACTAACGCAGACGGGACGATTAAGTTCGACCGATCCAAACTTGCAAAATATTCCAATACGCTTAGATCAAGGACGCCAAATTCGTGCCGCCTTTAAGCCAAATTCAAGTGGGAATGTTTTATTATCTGCCGATTATTCACAGATCGAATTGCGTATTTTAGCGCACATTTCAAATGAAACGCACATGATTGAAGCGTTTAAAAATGGTGAAGACATTCATACGAGTACGGCAATGCGTGTTTTTGGTGTTGAAAAGCATGAAGTGGATGATTTAATGCGTCGACAAGCAAAAGCGGTAAACTTTGGTTTAGTTTATGGAATTAGTGATTATGGCTTGTCACAAAACTTAAACATTACAAGAAAACAAGCACAACAATTTATCGATACGTATTTTGAAAAATATCCAAATATTAAAACCTATATGGATCAAATTGTAGAAAGTGCGAAAAAAGACGGGTATGTTAAAACGCTTTTTAACCGTCGCCGTTATTTAAACGATATTAATGCCAGTAACTTTAATTTAAGATCGTTTGCTGAACGTACCGCAATGAATACACCAATTCAAGGAAGCGCTGCAGACGTCATTAAAATTGCAATGATTCAAATGGATAACATCATTCGCGAAAAAGGATTACAATCTAAATTATTGTTACAAGTACACGATGAACTGATTTTTGATGTGCCTGTACACGAATTGGACATTATGGAGCAATTAGTCGTACAAACAATGGAAAATGCCGTTGACTTATCCGTTACGCTAGAAGTGAATTTAGCACACGGAACAAGTTGGTATGATGCGAAATAG
- a CDS encoding DUF2625 family protein, which yields MVWKNLKITYQNFIKWICTDEFLLFYSNFPVEYMSQNLVQIEKEAVLHIYPYLWS from the coding sequence ATGGTTTGGAAAAATTTAAAAATTACATATCAGAATTTTATCAAATGGATATGTACAGATGAATTTTTACTGTTTTATTCAAATTTTCCAGTTGAATATATGAGTCAGAATCTTGTTCAAATAGAAAAAGAAGCTGTTTTACATATATATCCTTATCTTTGGAGTTAG
- a CDS encoding TIGR00282 family metallophosphoesterase → MKLLFIGDIVGQIGRDTLKTYLPKLKERFKPQLTVANAENAANGKGITEKIYKDLLQSGVDMMTMGNHVWDNSDIFQFIDHANKLVRPANLSTHVPGVGYRLVKVNQITLAIVNLQGQVFMNSSNNPFEVAQTLLEEIREHTSHIFVDFHAEVTSEKQAMGWFLDGKVSAVVGTHTHVQTNDARILPQGTAYLSDVGMTGAYDGILGLKRDGIINRFQTQLPTRHEVMDNGRYLLSACLIEIDDATGKAKSIQNIMINEDKPFI, encoded by the coding sequence ATGAAACTATTATTTATCGGTGATATTGTCGGTCAAATTGGACGAGACACTTTAAAAACGTATTTACCCAAATTAAAAGAACGGTTTAAACCACAATTAACGGTTGCCAATGCTGAAAATGCGGCTAATGGTAAAGGCATTACGGAAAAAATTTATAAAGATCTATTACAAAGTGGCGTTGATATGATGACAATGGGCAATCATGTGTGGGATAATTCGGATATATTTCAGTTTATTGATCACGCAAATAAACTAGTTCGTCCGGCAAACCTATCTACACACGTGCCAGGTGTTGGGTATCGTTTAGTAAAAGTGAATCAAATCACTTTGGCAATTGTCAATTTGCAAGGTCAAGTGTTTATGAATAGCAGTAATAATCCGTTTGAAGTGGCTCAAACACTACTTGAAGAAATTAGAGAGCATACATCGCATATTTTTGTTGATTTTCACGCTGAAGTAACGAGCGAAAAGCAGGCAATGGGATGGTTTTTAGATGGTAAAGTTTCTGCGGTGGTAGGAACGCATACACATGTTCAAACGAATGATGCACGCATTTTACCACAAGGAACAGCTTATTTATCGGATGTTGGGATGACGGGTGCTTATGACGGTATTTTAGGCTTAAAACGTGACGGTATCATTAACCGTTTTCAAACACAATTGCCAACTCGCCATGAAGTTATGGACAATGGACGGTATTTATTAAGTGCCTGCCTCATTGAAATTGATGATGCAACAGGAAAAGCTAAATCAATACAAAATATAATGATTAATGAAGATAAACCCTTTATTTAG